A stretch of the Chanos chanos chromosome 1, fChaCha1.1, whole genome shotgun sequence genome encodes the following:
- the nr5a1a gene encoding steroidogenic factor 1a: protein MDFPHEEDLEELCPVCGDKVSGYHYGLLTCESCKGFFKRTVQNNKTYTCSQNQDCGIDKTQRKRCPFCRFQKCLSVGMRLEAVRADRMRGGRNKFGPMYKRDRALKQQKRALLRAHGFKLETGPPLVTPAQTEYPYSGSIPGLLPPSLSPGDYDCSPLCPPSLGVALQSYGQFSAQYQYGAPALPGRSIKTEYPEPYSSSPDSSLGYPYPEVCLPGSPQTPPAGPGAPALVLELVRCDPDELQVQGKISAYLQQEQSGRGKTDKPRPFTLLCLMADQTLFSIVEWARSCVFFKELKVGDQMRLLHNCWSELLVLDHIFRQVHHGKESSILLVTGQEIEVSSILDQAGLTFADLLQRGQELVRKLQAIQVDRREMACLKFLVLFNPNVKLLENQAFVESVEEQVNSALLEYTLCMYPQHVDRFSQLLLRLPELRSLSSQAEDFLCYKHLSGEVPCNNLLIEMLHAKRATV, encoded by the exons ATGGACTTTCCACACGAAGAAGACCTCGAGGAGCTATGTCCAGTGTGCGGTGATAAGGTGTCCGGCTACCATTACGGACTACTGACCTGCGAGAGCTGCAAG GGCTTTTTCAAGAGAACAGTACAGAATAACAAGACGTACACGTGCAGCCAAAATCAAGACTGTGGTATAGATAAGACCCAGCGAAAAAGATGCCCTTTCTGTCGCTTTCAGAAATGCCTAAGCGTGGGTATGAGATTGGAAg cGGTTCGAGCAGACCGAATGAGAGGGGGAAGGAATAAATTTGGTCCCATGTATAAGCGGGACCGTGCGCTCAAACAGCAGAAGAGAGCTTTGTTAAGGGCCCATGGCTTCAAACTGGAGACAGGTCCTCCTCTGGTGACTCCTGCCCAAACAGAATACCCTTACTCAGGCAGCATCCCAGGCCTCCTGCCCCCCTCTCTATCCCCAGGAGACTATGACTGCTCCCCCCTTTGCCCCCCTTCCTTGGGTGTAGCTTTACAAAGCTACGGCCAGTTCTCCGCCCAGTATCAGTACGGTGCGCCCGCTCTCCCAGGCAGATCCATAAAGACTGAGTACCCCGAACCGTATTCCAGCTCTCCGGACTCTTCTCTGGGGTACCCGTACCCGGAGGTGTGCTTGCCCGGTTCCCCGCAGACGCCCCCCGCCGGACCGGGCGCGCCGGCTCTGGTCCTGGAGCTGGTGCGCTGCGACCCGGACGAGCTGCAGGTGCAAGGGAAGATCAGCGCCTACCTGCAGCAAGAGCAGAGCGGGCGGGGCAAAACCGACAAACCACGCCCCTTCACCCTGCTGTGCCTCATGGCAGACCAGACGCTGTTCTCCATCGTGGAGTGGGCCCGCAGTTGTGTCTTCTTCAAGGAGCTGAAG GTCGGGGATCAGATGCGGTTGCTCCATAACTGTTGGAGTGAGCTGCTGGTGCTGGACCACATCTTCAGACAGGTGCATCATGGGAAAGAGAGCAGTATACTACTTGTAACTGGGCAAGAG ATTGAGGTGTCATCCATTTTGGATCAGGCCGGTCTGACATTTGCAGATCTGCTGCAGAGGGGACAGGAGCTGGTCAGGAAACTGCAGGCCATACAGGTGGACCGCAGGGAGATGGCCTGCCTCAAATTTTTGGTCCTCTTCAACCCAA acgtGAAGTTGTTGGAGAACCAGGCGTTTGTGGAGAGCGTGGAGGAGCAGGTGAACAGTGCTCTGTTGGAGTATACCCTGTGCATGTACCCTCAGCATGTGGACAGGTTCAGTCAGCTGCTCCTGCGTCTGCCTGAGCTGCGCAGTCTAAGCAGCCAGGCCGAGGATTTCCTCTGTTACAAGCACCTGAGTGGAGAAGTACCTTGTAATAACCTTCTCATCGAAATGTTACACGCCAAGAGAGCCACCGTGTAA